The Streptomyces sp. NBC_01298 genome contains the following window.
AGACCACGTTCGTCGGCGCCGTCTCCGAGATCAACCCCCTGCGCACCGAGGCCGTCATGACGAGCGCCTCCGCCGGCATCGACGACCTGACCCACACCGGGGACAAGACGACCACCACGGTCGCCATGGACTTCGGCCGCATCACCCTCGACCAGGACCTGATCCTGTACCTCTTCGGTACCCCGGGCCAGGACCGCTTCTGGTTCATGTGGGACGACCTGGTGCGCGGCGCGATCGGCGCCGTCGTCCTCGTCGACACCCGCCGTCTCGCCGACTGCTTCCCCGCCGTCGACTACTTCGAGAACAGCGGCCTGCCCTTCGTCATCGCCCTCAACGGCTTCGACGGGCACCAGCCGTACACCCCGGAGGAAGTCCGCGAGGCCCTGCAGATCGGCCCGGACGCCCCCATCATCACCACCGACGCCCGCCACCGCGCGGACGCCAAGAGCGCGCTCATCACCCTGGTCGAGCACGCCCTCATGGCCCGCCTGCGGTAGCCGTCCCCGGCGCCACGCGCCGGGTCGCACGCGCCCGGTCGTACGCGAAAGCCCCCCGCACTCCGAGGAGTGCGGGGGGCTTTTTCGCGTGGTGTCCGCGGGGCTTCGGGTACTAGCCCTGCCAGCTGCGCGGGCCGCGGAAGCCGGGGGTGCGCTCCAGGCGGCGCCAGCCGGCCTGGGAACCCACGGCGGCGGCCGGGGCGTACTCGGGGGTGGCGGCGGCGCGGGCGAGCAGGATCGCGGTGATCGCGGCCAGCTCCTCGGGCTCGGCGTTGCCCTTCTCGACCTTCAGCAGGGTGCCGTTCGCGTTGCTCATCGGTGGCGTTCTCCTTCGACGTCTCTACTGGGGCGGGTTGCCGTGCTTGCGCGACGGCAGATCGGCGTGCTTGTTGCGGAGCATCGCGAGGGCGGCGACGAGGACCTCGCGCGTTTCGGCGGGGTCGATGACGTCGTCGACGAGGCCTCGCTCGGCCGCGTAGTACGGGTGCATCAGCTCGGCCTTGTACTCCTTGACCATGCGCGCACGCATGGCCTCGGGGTCTTCGGCGTCCGCGATCTGCTTGCGGAAGATGACGTTGGCGGCGCCCTCGGCGCCCATCACGGCGATCTCGTTGGTCGGCCAGGCGTAGGTGAGGTCGGCGCCGATGGACTGGGAGTCCATGACGATGTACGCCCCGCCGTAGGCCTTGCGCAGGATCAGGGAGATCCGCGGCACGGTCGCGTTGCAGTACGCGTACAGCAGCTTCGCGCCGTGGCGGATGATGCCGCCGTGCTCCTGGTCGACGCCCGGCAGGAAGCCGGGGACGTCCAGGAGGGTGATGATCGGGATGTTGAAGGCGTCGCAGAGCTGGACGAAGCGCGCCGCCTTCTCGGAGGCGTGGATGTCCAGGACGCCGGCGAGGTGGCCGGGCTGGTTGGCCACGATGCCCACGACCTGGCCGTCCATCCGCGCCAGCGCGCAGATGATGTTGCGGGCCCAGCGCTCGTGGATCTCCAGGACGTCGCCCTCGTCGACGAGCTCCTCGATGACCTTGAGCATGTCGTAC
Protein-coding sequences here:
- a CDS encoding GTP-binding protein, with amino-acid sequence MDFASSNGGAAPARSTTSAKIVVAGGFGVGKTTFVGAVSEINPLRTEAVMTSASAGIDDLTHTGDKTTTTVAMDFGRITLDQDLILYLFGTPGQDRFWFMWDDLVRGAIGAVVLVDTRRLADCFPAVDYFENSGLPFVIALNGFDGHQPYTPEEVREALQIGPDAPIITTDARHRADAKSALITLVEHALMARLR
- a CDS encoding acyl-CoA carboxylase subunit epsilon, which encodes MSNANGTLLKVEKGNAEPEELAAITAILLARAAATPEYAPAAAVGSQAGWRRLERTPGFRGPRSWQG